In Lodderomyces elongisporus chromosome 2, complete sequence, the following proteins share a genomic window:
- the FMO1 gene encoding monooxygenase, with translation MTGSVLKQPLYNRVAIIGGGPAGLAAAKALALEPTQFAKIDIYERRNKLGGLWYHNGNKSLVHPEVPSVDPDSGELLDKPATDQDAFFSAIYKYMETNIIGRLMEYQGLPFPRESPMYPKRDKVLEYIDEYIKTIPEGKIEFKLNFDVVSVKKVDANQDGYSGTDSINNSCSSEGTIWRVVADNVSYDSREVHEYDAIIIANGHFNTPYIPEVSGLSEWNEALPHTILHSKHFEDPNTYRGKRVLVIGNASSGVDISTQISTVAEKVYVSVRDVGKVDPRNDLIEYIGLIIKYDYTTRSITTINGDHFEGIDVVIFCTGYFYSVPFLKLDVITDGTQVHDLYKQVFNVYDPSISFLALQKEVVPMPISESQAALVARVYSGRYNLPSVEERKQSYEKEIQMKGSGRQFHSFAYPLDVAYRQHLQQLIDEQDIRSPGLVAPIWDESLIFDRSQTKSYKAKRLQKVFEHVKKLRSEGRDFELLD, from the coding sequence ATGACTGGGTCTGTACTCAAACAACCCCTCTACAATCGAGTAGCCAtcattggtggtggtcctGCTGGATTGGCTGCAGCGAAAGCTTTGGCGTTGGAGCCTACTCAATTTGCCAAAATTGACATCTATGAGAGGAGAAATAAACTAGGTGGGTTATGGTACCACAACGGTAATAAAAGTCTAGTGCATCCGGAAGTTCCTAGCGTAGACCCTGATTCAGGGGAGCTTCTAGATAAGCCGGCCACTGACCAGGATGCATTTTTCTCGGCAATTTACAAGTATATGGAAACAAATATAATAGGTAGATTGATGGAATATCAAGGGTTACCATTTCCAAGAGAGCTGCCAATGTATCCAAAAAGAGATAAAGTGCTAGAGTATATCGATGAATATATCAAAACAATACCGGAGGGGAAAATAGAGTTCAAGTTGAACTTTGACGTGGTAAGTGTGAAAAAAGTTGACGCCAATCAGGATGGATATAGTGGCACTGATTCAATAAATAACTCTTGCAGTTCAGAAGGTACTATTTGGCGTGTAGTGGCGGATAATGTTCTGTATGATCTGAGAGAAGTTCACGAATATGATGCAATAATAATCGCCAATGGGCATTTTAATACCCCTTACATTCCAGAAGTCCTGGGCCTATCCGAATGGAACGAAGCATTGCCACACACAATCCTCCATTCAAAACACTTTGAAGATCCTAATACTTATAGGGGCAAGCGAGTTTTGGTGATTGGAAATGCATCTAGCGGAGTAGACATTTCAACCCAAATAAGCACAGTTGCCGAGAAAGTGTATGTATCCGTTCGCGATGTGGGTAAAGTTGATCCACGCAATGATTTGATTGAGTATATTGGACTAATCATCAAATACGACTATACGACTAGGTCCATTACTACTATAAATGGAGACCATTTTGAGGGCATTGATGTAGTGATTTTTTGCACGGGGTATTTCTATAGCGTGCCTTTCCTAAAATTGGATGTAATAACAGATGGAACACAGGTTCACGATTTATATAAGCAGGTGTTTAATGTTTATGATCCCTCAATTTCGTTTTTGGCATTGCAAAAGGAAGTTGTACCAATGCCTATCTCGGAATCTCAAGCGGCACTAGTTGCAAGGGTATATAGCGGGCGTTACAACTTACCTTCTGTTGAAGAGAGGAAACAATCttacgaaaaagaaatacaaaTGAAAGGTTCTGGCCGCCAATTTCATAGCTTTGCGTATCCATTGGATGTAGCATATCGTCAACATTTGCAACAATTGATTGATGAGCAAGATATTAGGTCGCCTGGTCTTGTGGCTCCAATATGGGATGAGAGTTTAATATTTGATAGACTGCAGACTAAATCatacaaagcaaaaaggtTGCAAAAGGTCTTTGAACATGTAAAAAAGTTGAGATCAGAAGGTAGAGATTTCGAATTGTTGGATTAG
- the STB5 gene encoding Rac GTPase-activating protein BCR/ABR yields MNPQSPTITKFRVRKYSISKPSEDERSPGDSSHTGESKGQVHHHGTQPNSEPGPGPGPQPRLPQKPLIGYQQLYPEQKPLQSESQQKQEQQQQPPFPQQKQQQRSVESTTPPVSQKRQSTETGLPPKVTSCIRCRKLKKKCRRNENRSKVEGTAVLILQSDQGSQNDGNNLDNVHAKGLPECTNCERAGELCQYITRKQRVVKKPRTSSLESRTSSELKESEQRENLQNTPNDPGVLLNQYGINDQNGPNGSNGQSSQNGQTEQNSLNGTSLSTNTNTTLPEMLNAKDTRSSVSSNRQSSPESYNGDPGRQSLSNGGGLLDHRALSYDYSVNSANGYAPSFRNYEQNQNQNQNQNQNQKQEQNQSQNSNQHQHHNQERQFTPTMPYPEYSSSIPPYQNRRFPQTSLHAPPTQNSNGEVQKPADQDANQLVLTTSTDSTIAPTLPNLNAIDALAPNFDAYPKQISKVLYGAVGIKTNSNVSIIPPITDQVLLTRIMNAFFMHTYRICPVINKSKFMTRFNRLFKNGDGIAALEEFDDQYELYMVLAIGGTHLERSRIIGRDKRISEYFVSMALTSVHNNISKNDIKSMKNLMLLALYSFFNPAEFIAWEISGKLARMAIHLGLNQAISDSEASALSARQIEMRTRLLWSVYTIDRLTSVTLGRPVALQDDDINVPLPSILDDDEIDDITTYRLVIHLRQIEGQILKRVHSVNVHKKKANRNRSEAEVCEQVLTELRDEVEEWHNKATELETLTTKPKQSLAFRASIPWFTARYNHLLILLYRPSYLNPQPSQDILDTLGKACLETLSATYKLFKAKSLPLNWTTLYRFLMVGTTILYCLCKWAIDLMECKTEICYCIEIFQAFGSDWVVAKKCAEVFKTIENKLLEITLTDGHTSDMDNLSKELLGASSSYHEILNVHSVDLCIDSQYMYGFES; encoded by the coding sequence ATGAATCCACAAAGCCCTACTATAACTAAGTTTAGAGTTAGGAAGTATTCGATATCCAAGCCTTCAGAAGATGAAAGAAGTCCCGGAGATCTGAGTCACACTGGAGAAAGTAAAGGTCAAGTGCACCACCATGGAACACAACCAAATTCCGAACCTGGACCTGGACCGGGACCACAACCAAGACTCCCTCAAAAGCCCCTAATTGGATACCAACAACTTTATCCAGAACAGAAACCACTTCAATCAGAGCTGCAGcagaaacaagaacaacaacaacaaccaccttttccacaacaaaaacaacaacaacgatcTGTAGAATCAACAACCCCGCCGGTCTCTCAAAAACGTCAGCTGACCGAGACCGGACTACCGCCAAAAGTCACTAGTTGTATTAGGTGCagaaagttgaaaaaaaagtgtcgTCGGAATGAGAATAGAAGCAAAGTAGAAGGTACAGCTGTCCTTATACTACAGTCAGACCAAGGAAGCCAAAATGATGGTAATAATCTTGATAATGTTCATGCGAAAGGCTTACCAGAGTGTACCAACTGCGAACGAGCAGGAGAGCTTTGCCAGTATATCACAAGGAAACAAAGAGTTGTAAAGAAGCCAAGAACTAGTAGTTTAGAATCAAGAACCCTGCTGGAGTTAAAAGAGAGTGAACAGAGAGAAAATTTACAAAATACACCCAATGATCCAGGTGTTTTATTAAATCAATACGGAATAAATGACCAAAATGGCCCAAATGGCTCAAATGGCCAAAGTAGTCAAAATGGACAAACCGAGCAGAATAGTCTTAATGGAACCTCTTTGAGTACAAATACTAATACGACATTACCCGAGATGCTCAATGCAAAAGATACTCGGAGTAGTGTTAGTAGCAATCGCCAAAGTCTGCCAGAATCCTATAATGGAGACCCAGGAAGGCAATCACTATCAAATGGTGGAGGCTTGTTGGATCATAGAGCCTTGTCGTACGACTATTCCGTAAACAGTGCAAATGGATATGCACCGTCTTTCAGAAACTAtgaacaaaatcaaaatcaaaatcaaaatcaaaatcaaaaccaaaagcaGGAGCAGAACCAGTCTCAAAATCTGaaccaacatcaacatcacaACCAAGAACGTCAATTTACACCCACCATGCCTTACCCAGAATACTCATCCTCTATTCCACCGTATCAGAACAGGAGGTTTCCTCAAACATCTTTGCATGCACCACCTACTCAGAATTCAAATGGAGAGGTCCAGAAGCCAGCTGATCAAGATGCCAATCAACTTGTTTTGACCACATCGACTGATTCGACAATCGCTCCCACTTTGCCCAACTTGAATGCAATCGACGCACTTGCCCCCAATTTTGATGCATACCCAAAACAAATTTCGAAAGTGCTCTATGGAGCCGTGGGAATTAAGACAAATTCAAACGTAAGTATAATTCCACCAATCACCGACCAGGTGCTTTTGACGCGCATTATGAATGCGTTTTTTATGCACACCTACAGAATATGTCCCGTGATAAACAAGAGCAAGTTCATGACAAGATTTAATAGGTTATTCAAGAATGGAGATGGTATTGCTGCCCTCGAAGAGTTTGACGACCAATACGAGCTTTATATGGTTTTGGCTATTGGCGGTACTCATTTAGAGAGATCTAGAATAATTGGCAGAGATAAGCGGATCTCGGagtattttgtttctatgGCATTGACTAGCGTACACAACAACATTTCTAAAAATGACATAAAGAGcatgaaaaatttgatgCTATTAGCATTATACTCATTTTTCAATCCTGCAGAGTTTATTGCATGGGAAATATCGGGCAAACTAGCAAGAATGGCGATTCATTTGGGTTTAAATCAAGCCATCTCGGATTCGGAAGCTAGCGCTCTATCAGCCAGACAGATTGAGATGAGGACTAGGTTGCTTTGGTCTGTTTACACCATAGATCGGTTAACCTCAGTGACTTTGGGACGGCCTGTAGCCTTACAAGATGACGACATCAATGTGCCATTGCCACTGATTTTGGATGACGATGAGATTGATGATATTACTACTTACAGACTTGTGATTCACCTTAGACAGATTGAAGGTCAGATTTTGAAACGCGTTCACTCTGTGAATGTCCACAAGAAGAAAGCAAATCGAAACCGACTGGAAGCTGAAGTGTGCGAGCAAGTATTGACAGAATTACGAGACGAAGTTGAGGAGTGGCACAACAAGGCAACAGAGCTAGAGACACTTACTACAAAACCTAAACAATCGCTTGCTTTTAGAGCGCTGATTCCATGGTTTACCGCTAGATACAATcatcttttaattttgctaTACAGACCCTCATACTTGAATCCTCAACCGCTGCAGGATATATTGGACACATTGGGCAAAGCATGTCTCGAAACTTTATCAGCCACTTATAAGCTATTCAAGGCGAAATCACTACCACTCAATTGGACCACTTTGTACAGGTTTCTCATGGTTGGTACCACGATCTTATACTGTTTGTGTAAATGGGCCATTGACTTGATGGAGTGCAAGACAGAGATCTGCTATTGCATAGAGATTTTTCAAGCTTTTGGAAGTGATTGGGTCGTGGCCAAGAAATGTGCTGAGGTGTTTAAAACAATTGAGAATAAATTATTGGAAATTACTTTGACAGATGGCCATACAAGTGATATGGACAACTTGTCGAAAGAATTGTTGGGTGCGTCATCGTCATACCATGAGATTTTAAATGTCCATTCGGTAGACTTGTGCATCGATAGCCAGTACATGTACGGTTTCGAAAGCtag
- the AIM9 gene encoding Phosphotransferase enzyme, with translation MLSKSITRSLKQQVTKKSLSKAIAPSIARSLATSTPPSPSDGSKPSHVYTKLSHTDDPARSRFFQYSWGSWLKDDALKKKQRLTAYLNSVDSLRVPETAKLLQPKEEQGTFVLQNNLTFDVLGAKSDVLLIKSISSIHEGKHHRIYKLTLSTGKDLVLRIPYKLESDTAIASKIKSEVATSDFLKLKLGLDVPKIIAYGPDRNNAIRSPFILQEFIEGELLMKKWNPLEPDSDKTDEDLKSVIAPIAEFQDKILEPVFTKFGSLYFYNDVTTELQQSGEPYEGENDEKLLKRWRVGPSVEKAFTKGKNKLSQDVIDQYNGPWDASNPEQVMTSVAEIEIENARNKLAIVDADAGDVTSKDLLQHQITTFEHLKQITPKLLNSKSPSIKNVEELFKPRLYVPDLDPLNVIQSTEGKNYFIDFEGSTIKPFILSSYPKFVEYQGAKIYDLKVDIPGFDEMDPVEKQQYEFMYYKTRNERLWEVELNKHRHDLIAVASPHIKVLKSPYLQALDLKHPKDYLYVEGAIVQLQSMWEAYVANELVKQDKDDKEFPIKYDEKYLDQYQSDLSDLQMETVSSPFSATGGWIPQDMFRTLKEQGILVEVGEGNYEIKTDKILENPPSETGEEPKA, from the exons ATGCTTTCTAAATCAATTACAAGAAGCTTGAAACAGCAAGTGACCAAGAAGTCATTATCAAAGGCAATTGCACCTTCTATTGCCAGAAGTTTGGCAACATCGACTCCACCATCGCCAAGCGATGGTCTGAAACCTAGCCATGTGTATACTAAACTTTCACATACAGATGATCCGGCAAGAAGCAGATTCTTTCAATACTCTTGGGGTTCATGGTTAAAGGACGAtgcattgaaaaagaaacaac GGTTGACCGCTTACTTGAATAGTGTTGATTCGTTAAGAGTTCCAGAGACTGCAAAACTCTTGCAGCCAAAAGAGGAACAAGGCACATTTGTCTTGCAAAACAATTTGACCTTTGACGTTCTTGGTGCCAAGAGTGATGTTCTTTTGATCAAATCTATATCATCTATCCACGAGGGTAAGCACCATAGGATTTATAAGTTGACATTAAGTACTGGCAAAGACCTTGTTTTGAGGATCCCATACAAATTGGAGTCAGATACGGCAATAGCTTCTAAGATAAAGAGTGAGGTTGCCACTAGtgattttttgaaattgaagttggGCCTTGATGTTCCTAAAATTATTGCTTATGGACCTGATAGAAATAATGCTATACGTAGCCCTTTCATTTTGCAAGAGTTTATTGAGGGTGAgcttttgatgaaaaaatggAATCCTTTGGAGCCAGACTCTGACAAGACAGATGAAGATTTGAAAAGCGTTATTGCACCAATTGCTGAATTTCAGGACAAAATTTTAGAGCCAGTGTTTACTAAATTTGGATCCTTGTATTTCTATAATGATGTGACAACGGAATTGCAACAAAGTGGCGAGCCTTATGAAGGTGAAAATGACGAGAAATTATTAAAGAGATGGAGAGTTGGACCAAGTGTCGAAAAAGCATTTACAAAGGGTAAAAACAAGTTGTCACAAGATGTTATTGACCAATACAATGGACCATGGGATGCTTCAAACCCGGAACAAGTCATGACATCAGTGGCAGAAattgagattgaaaatGCGAGAAACAAGTTGGCCATAGTTGATGCCGATGCAGGAGACGTTACTAGTAAGGACCTCTTGCAACACCAAATCACAACCTTTGAGCACTTGAAACAAATTACTCCTAAATTGCTCAACTCAAAGTCACCTTCAATCAAAAATGTTGAAGAATTATTCAAGCCTAGACTTTACGTTCCAGATTTGGATCCATTAAACGTCATCCAATCTACCGAGGGTAAAAATTACTTTATAGATTTTGAAGGCTCAACAATCAAACCTTTCATATTATCGAGTTATCCTAAATTTGTTGAGTATCAAGGAGCAAAAATTTATGACTTAAAAGTAGACATTCCAGGATTTGATGAGATGGATCCAGTCGAGAAACAGCAATATGAATTTATGTACTACAAAACGAGAAATGAAAGATTATGGGAAGTGGAATTgaacaaacacagacacgACTTGATTGCTGTAGCTTCACCTCATATTAAGGTCCTTAAATCGCCATACTTGCAGGCTCTTGATCTCAAGCATCCAAAAGATTACTTGTATGTCGAAGGTGCTATTGTGCAATTGCAATCAATGTGGGAAGCGTACGTTGCTAACGAATTAGTGAAACAGGATAAAGATGACAAAGAATTCCCCATCAAGTATGATGAAAAGTATTTGGATCAATATCAACTGGACTTAAGTGACCTTCAAATGGAAACAGTCTCGAGTCCATTTAGTGCAACGGGAGGTTGGATTCCACAAGACATGTTCAGGACTTTGAAAGAGCAAGGTATCCTCGTTGAAGTTGGAGAAGGAAACTATGAAATCAAGACTGATAAAATCTTGGAAAACCCTCCATCTGAAACGGGCGAAGAACCAAAAGCGTAA
- the TRS20 gene encoding TRAPP subunit (BUSCO:EOG09265GGX) — translation MSSAAASASTSITAGVASAAQEGSEGFVPGRSQFTQSTRELLPFIANSSIDLIEDQMWSNSMLNLGKIDQFYGISISAYLTQGQIKFILCYDSNKEEISIKQFFQDVNDLYVKTLMNPFYKVNDAIISPDFDFKVKLIAKKYL, via the coding sequence ATGTCCTCAGCTGCAGCATCGGCATCTACATCAATCACAGCTGGAGTTGCTTCTGCTGCCCAGGAAGGCTCCGAAGGTTTTGTACCAGGAAGATCCCAGTTTACACAGTCTACACGTGAACTACTACCATTTATTGCAAACTCGAGCATTGACTTGATCGAGGACCAAATGTGGTCAAACTCAATGCTAAATCTCGGCAAGATTGATCAGTTTTATGGTATTTCCATAAGTGCGTACCTTACCCAGGGTCAAATTAAATTTATCTTATGCTACGActcaaataaagaagagatTAGCATAAAACAATTCTTTCAGGATGTCAATGACTTGTACGTGAAAACACTCATGAACCCATTCTACAAAGTCAATGACGCTATTATATCACCAGATTTTGACTTTAAAGTCAAGTTGATTGCAAAGAAATATTTGTAG
- the CTA9 gene encoding transactivator protein, whose translation MTVPRQDSACVPSSEQHYTNNNEINLKPNFIHSSDIPKRIASLIHSISTCKLKSRHEKCTQHSKLRITINVELNAMETMCPSHPRFELLLSKNMISLTRKRSASHRLQRELLSSLSSLSSLSSLSSSSSSSSSSPPKFSSSSSLLSNQSSYLQKILQQKVATSSIEPHALKTNDSFVARFILTISVTHYESTNIKNQNGVKVVFETNAKDDYDTFKLFDTNNLLETQIKRYTENLYRAMTIIRSSGNNSGLKLKAGKDFIPSASTTSSDVSDSTLEGSGDEDFQDHYLDEETDEYEIEPLVSNETLADEFRKKCTEISDESKTANNSSTGDFIENVDNLRHNEEEINVHKLHHQSRQVESPFKNSSPFSCSSPPSSNYHLDQLHLDDLKEVLFEEDEEEGGSYFEAYSKERLSRHSSPIKQYEKDDETIAFLRKPPFLSPTKTRKSISRMSSAHSVSLINDDDEYGLEYAYNANGENVPSYIKQNKKFKFIKVGKVQKFVNLFEEQNQKLASDNSNPASRNTSRVSSRPSTRPSTRPSSPSRTESTNNMS comes from the coding sequence ATGACTGTTCCCAGGCAAGACTCAGCTTGTGTTCCGAGTTCAGAACAACATTATACCAATAATAACGAAATAAACTTGAAACCAAACTTTATTCACTCATCAGATATCCCCAAAAGAATAGCCAGCCTCATTCATTCAATTTCCACATGCAAGCTCAAACTGCGACACGAAAAGTGTACGCAACATTCCAAGTTGCGAATAACAATTAATGTCGAGTTGAATGCCATGGAAACAATGTGTCCCTCGCATCCAAGATTTGAGTTATTATTGCTGAAGAATATGATATCCTTGACCAGAAAACGTTCTGCATCACATAGACTACAGCGAGAATTACTTTCGTCGTTGTCGTCGTTGTCATCGTTGTCGTCGTtgtcctcctcctcctcatcatcatcatcatcaccgcCCAAATTCTCCTCCTCGTCATCTTTGTTGTCTAATCAGAGCAGCTACCTTCAAAAGATTTTACAACAGAAAGTGGCTACATCATCAATCGAGCCACATGCATTAAAGACAAATGATTCATTTGTTGCACGATTTATATTGACTATTTCAGTGACTCATTATGAAAGTACCAATATCAAGAACCAGAATGGCGTGAAAGTAGTTTTCGAGACTAATGCAAAAGACGACTATGATACTTTTAAACTTTTCGACACAAATAATCTACTAGAGACTCAGATTAAACGGTATACGGAAAATTTGTACCGAGCAATGACCATTATTAGAAGTAGTGGTAATAACAGCGGACTCAAACTCAAGGCGGGCAAAGACTTTATACCGTCTGCATCGACAACCAGCTCTGATGTAAGTGATTCTACTCTTGAAGGTAGCGGGGATGAGGACTTTCAAGATCATTACTTGGATGAAGAAACGGACGAGTATGAAATTGAGCCGCTTGTTTCTAACGAAACGCTTGCCGACGAGTTTCGCAAAAAATGTACCGAGATTAGCGACGAAAGCAAAACTGCGAACAACAGTAGTACTGGCGATTTCATCGAAAACGTCGACAATTTGAGACACAATGAGGAAGAAATTAATGTCCACAAACTCCATCATCAACTGCGGCAAGTAGAATCTCCATTTAAAAATTCGAGTCCATTTAGTTGTTCGTCACCTCCATCATCAAACTACCATTTGGATCAACTACATTTGGACGACCTCAAAGAAGTACTttttgaagaagacgaagaagaggGTGGTAGCTATTTTGAAGCTTACTCTAAAGAGAGGTTATCTAGACATTCGTCACCTATAAAACAGtatgaaaaagatgatgaaacAATTGCGTTTCTTCGCAAGCCCCCGTTTTTATCACCAACAAAGACAAGAAAATCAATATCTCGAATGTCTTCAGCGCATTCGGTGTCGTTGATAAACGATGACGACGAGTATGGATTAGAATATGCATATAATGCCAATGGAGAGAATGTTCCATCGTacataaaacaaaacaaaaagtttaaGTTCATCAAAGTAGGCAAAGTACAAAAGTTTGTCAACTTATTTGAAgagcaaaaccaaaaattgGCATCGGACAATTCAAACCCCGCTAGTCGAAACACCAGCAGAGTCTCGTCTAGACCATCTACTAGACCATCTACTAGACCCTCATCGCCCTCACGGACTGAAAGTACAAACAATATGTCATAA
- the txl1 gene encoding Thioredoxin-like protein 1, whose product MPIEFTKSSQDFESYLKSNKVLVANFTAAWCGPCQQIKPVVDKAYDTFSNVEIVRVDLDRQEELAHGTEKTRVSGANVQQLLTNLDTFNAKASGATRKGNGKAAAASLLLSSKSYKEIRPLIPSGFEILNSSIDFGSFEALNVKSVYKNKEVKSVFKAGEEEERNGNGNGNGKEKDATSSTVISESDSQILFAFSLLNISKIYSILIKVNRHPKRENIGVDEDDLDEIQLPNMLKVWPNLPNILSFEDATGDSNAPHSESLRVADIGAKDNNNNNNNNNSNSNNSGSSNDDDDDDDETNGEWIEAKLKYVKFQNVQSLCLFFDGEDEDYHTVIEKVLIIGVNGESKEQKTLGSLEPEEE is encoded by the exons ATGCCAATTGAATTTACTAAATCATCTCAAGACTTTGAGTCATATTTGAAAAGCAACAAGGTACTTGTCGCCAATTTCACGGCAGCTTGGTGCGGACCATGTCAACAAATCAAACCTGTTGTCGACAAAGCATATGACACATTTAGTAATGTGGAAATTGTAAGAGTTGACTTGGATAGACAAGAGGAGCTTGCTC atgGTACGGAAAAGACGAGAGTCTCAGGAGCCAATGTGCAGCAGCTCTTGACTAATCTCGATACATTCAATGCTAAAGCTTCAGGAGCAACGAGAAAGGGAAACGGCAAAGCTGCTGCTGCGTCTTTACTATTGAGCTCCAAAAGCTACAAAGAAATAAGACCACTTATACCTTCAGGATTTGAGATATTGAATAGCTCAATTGATTTTGGGTCATTTGAAGCGTTGAATGTGAAGTCTGTATACAAGAACAAGGAAGTGAAACTGGTTTTCAAAGCtggagaagaggaagaaagaaatggaaatggaaatggaaatggaaaagagaaagatgCAACAAGCAGCACGGTTATTTCAGAGTCAGATTCCCAGATCCTTTTTGCATTTTCGTTGTTGAATATCTCAAAAATTTATTCGATATTGATCAAAGTAAACCGCCACCctaaaagagaaaacattggtgttgatgaagatgatttgGACGAAATACAACTCCCTAACATGTTAAAAGTGTGGCCGAATTTGCCAAATATACTATCCTTTGAGGATGCTACCGGTGATTCGAATGCACCGCATCTGGAATCTTTGCGCGTTGCTGATATTGGTGCTaaagataataataataataataacaacaacaacagcaacagcaacaacagcggcagcagcaatgatgatgatgatgatgatgatgaaactAATGGTGAATGGATTGAAGCTAAATTAAAATATGttaaatttcaaaatgtgCAAAGCttatgtttattttttgatgGTGAAGATGAGGATTACCACACAGTTATTGAAAAGGTTTTGATAATTGGAGTCAATGGAGAGTCCAAGGAACAAAAGACTCTTGGTCTGTTGGAACCTGAGGAGGAGTGA
- the TIF1 gene encoding translation initiation factor eIF4A → MASEGITEIDSGLIESNYDNVVYKFDDLNLKPNIVRGIFGYGYETPSAIQQRAILPITEGRDVLAQAQSGTGKTATFTISALQRIDENEKSTQALILAPTRELALQIKNVITSIGLYLNVTVHASIGGTSMSDDIEAFKSGVQIVVGTPDVHLDEADEMLSSGFKEQIYNIFRLLPETTQVVLLSATMPQDVLEVTTKFMNNPVRILVKKDELTLEGIKQYFINVEVEDYKFDCLVDLYDSISVTQAVIFCNTRSKVEFLTNKLREQKFTVSAIHADLPQGERDTIMKEFRSGSSRILISTDLLARGIDVQQVSLVINYDLPANKENYIHRIGRGGRFGRKGVAINFVTDKDVGMMREIEKFYSTQITEMPADIGSLFA, encoded by the exons ATGGCATCCGAAGGAATCACTGAGATCGACTCTGGTTTGATTGAATCAAACTACGACAATGTTGTTTACAAGTTCGACGACTTGAACTTGAAACCAAATATTGTTAGAGGTATTTTCGGTTACGGTTACGAAACCCCATCTGCTATTCAACAAAGAGCTATCTTGCCAATCACTGAAGGTAGAGATGTCTTGGCTCAAGCTCAATCTGGTACCGGTAAGACTGCCACCTTCACCATCTCAGCTTTGCAAAGAATTgacgaaaacgaaaagtCAACCCAAGCTTTGATTTTGGCTCCTACCAGAGAATTGGCTTTGCAAATCAAGAACGTTATCACTTCCATTGGTTTGTACTTGAACGTTACCGTTCACGCCTCAATTGGTGGTACTTCAATGAGCGATGATATTGAAGCTTTCAAATCTGGTGtccaaattgttgttggtacTCCAG ATGTTCATCTTGATGAAGCCGATGAGATGTTGTCATCTGGATTCAAGGAACAAATCTACAACATTTTCAGATTATTGCCTGAAACCACCCAAGTTGTCTTGTTGTCTGCCACCATGCCACAAGATGTTCTTGAGGTCACCACCAAGTTCATGAACAACCCAGTCAGAATCTTGGTTAAGAAGGACGAGTTGACCTTGGAAGGTATTAAACAATACTTTATCAATGTCGAAGTTGAAGACTACAAGTTCGACTGTTTGGTTGATTTGTACGACTCCATCTCAGTTACACAAGCTGTTATCTTCTGTAACACCAGATCCAAGGTTGAGTTCTTGACCAACAAATTgagagaacaaaaattCACCGTCTCAGCCATCCACGCTGACTTGCCACAAGGTGAGAGAGACACCATCATGAAAGAATTCAGATCTGGTTCATCAAGAATTCTTATCTCCACCGATTTGTTGGCTAGAGGTATCGATGTCCAACAAGTCTCCTTGGTTATCAACTACGACTTGCCAGCAAACAAGGAAAACTACATCCACAGAATTGGTAGAGGTGGTCGTTTCGGTAGAAAGGGTGTTGCTATCAACTTTGTCACTGACAAGGATGTTGGTATGATgagagaaattgaaaagttcTACTCTACTCAAATCACTGAGATGCCAGCTGACATTGGTTCATTGTTTGCTTAA